The genomic region TTCTGAGAAGTTCCTCCACTTGGAACTTTTCCACCCAGCTGTAGGATCACACCACTTATTCCTTAAATTCGCTGCCGGTGCTGTTCCTGGTGATGGTGTTGTTCTTGGTATGGGTGCCTTTGTAGTTGGTGTCCATGGTCTAGTCAAAGATCTCCATTTACTTGAAGGACTTCCTGCTCATCCACTTGTCCATGCATTGGCTGCACATGCTGCACATGTTCCTCATAAAGTTGGTGTTGTTGCTGCCGAGGCTGGTGCTctctaatttaattaatttaagttttaatCAATCGTTTAGTATTAAACAAACGGGACTTTGTTTAATACTTTGTAaccaaataaatttagtcCTATACCATCAAATACATATTACATAGAGTACATAGTATACTTAAGGCTACTAGAGTACCTAACGTAGCCTTAAGTACCTAAGTAGCCCTAATACCTAAGTAGGTACTACTACTACCTAAGACTACTGTAGTAGACTAATATACTACTCTAGTACCTTAAGTATACTATACCTTATATACTTGTATGTATATACACCATTGTATACTGACTACAGGTATACCACTAATACTCAACTAGTACCGTATATCACTACTGGTATACTAAATTACGAGTATACACCTATATACCCACTAAACCCCTATACaccccttatatacctataTATATACACTATAGACCTTATATACACCCCTTATATACACctatatatatacacatacttatataatattaaaagattaaataatccaaaagaagattttataaaagagattattattaaaatagaTCCAGACATATGAAAATCGTATTagattataaaatattaacatgAATGATAAGATTTgtatattagttttaatattattttctaatcttgtatttgtaatttcatcaaattttattgatttaataaacaTGACACTAATTATTgtaatagaattatttatattataacaacaaaacataattattaacattaaaattatataagaattatgatataataattgtatttgtatattttttattaaaaagtatgataaaattccaataatataaaagagaaaaaatgatatgaaaatatatttataaatattttcaaattgatattgtggtgaaatattttcaaaatatttcatataacatattattattattattattattggtattatTCCTATTAATGACATTACAAATTGTAATTTCATATATAATTCTATTGATAATTTTcttgttaaatttattaatggtattattaaaaataacattattatattcattatattcattattattggtattaaTGAACCTATTAATccatatttaaatttattattcataaataattttactaattttatttcctccgttacggtgtctggTCCACCAACAGCAGTACCATTAGCCTTTGTAACAGTACCCATATTTCCtatagtacactccatacccataaaattagctccctttccgggagtacactccatggctgtaaaattagctccctttcccatagtacactccatagctgtaaaattagctccctttcccggagtactaaaagtgtcattagctccctttccgggAGTATTTGTAGCTCCCTTTCGCTCCGTAGAATTTTCCATTTtcttatatttaaataaattaattttattaaaaaatcttttaattttattccaaATATTCTTACTATccttattattattattgttattttgattttctAGTGAATTATAATATAGTTTGGTtaattgtaataataattcgACTGGATGTATccattcattattatttggtTTATATtgatacattttattatatactagaaaaaaataataattcatttcaTATACTCCTAattcttccgttacggggtctcccgtaacggtgcttggtccaactGTACCAGCAATAACAGTACCAGTTCCCTCACCAACTCCTTTACCAACTCCTTTACCACCAACTAcagtagtattagtaatagtattattagttacGATGCTTGGTCCTATAGGACTAGTATTGGtagtagtactagtagttagattattagtagtactattaATATCAGGTACAACTGTACTGTCATTATTAGTATCTGTgtgagcaagcaccgtaatggaaGAATTAGGTGTAAAATCATCAAATTGTATAGTAACAACATTAataagtaataaattattataagAAAAAACATCAGcatatttaaaatgataaagATTCACATCAATATCAATATATTCATCATGTATACGTGATAATTTAACATCTTTTTCTACTTCATGTCTATAAATTCTTAATCCTTCCAACATATTTTCATAACGTATTTCACTTACTAATACTTCTATATCTATTATTTCTTCCATATCTATAACAtcgttacggtgcttggtcaagcggTACCCCCAGAGGGGGTTCTATATAACTACTCCCCTTAAGGGGTAACTAACCACTCCCCCGGAGGGGACTAACTACAGTAACTAAAGTACTCCCCGTAAAAGGATATAACTAACCACTCCCCCGGAGGGGACTAACTATAGTAACTATAGGACCCTGGAAAGGGATATAACTAACCaactaactacctaaaGGTATAACTATAGTAACTATAGGaccctggaaagggagctaaaaAACTGTATAACTACCTAAAGGTATAACTAACCCCCGGAGGgagtaaataactaaatactaccataactaactacctaaaGGTATAACTAACTCCTATAGATAACTCCCTTAACTAATCCCAGTAACTAACTAACCcctgggaaagggagctaaatatacacttttaataactagggaaagggagctaaatataaagtaaataactactgggaaagggagctacctacagctatggagtgtactagtgagaaaaatttgaatgaaattgctgttgtaactaaAATTGGGGAGTCAGGTACTTTTTCAGTggatactaatactaatggtATAAATACtggtatataactaaaggtataactaagggtataaataggtatataactaagaAGACCCTTTAAGGGGTTATTGGGAGCTGCTGTtgcaagcaccgtaacggggaAAACTTacatttgtattttttaatttttttaagattaataatatttttaatattataatctTGTATTAGATTaggttttaaaataatttcatattctaaatttttaattttatgtttgattttatcatttaaatatttttcatatttttcattttcttcatttaatttcttctCTGAATTATCCAAAATAAaatcttttatttttataccaattatattaaataatccaTTCCCACCATAAAcatatatacataatattattattattattgatattattaatccaattattaagattattgttacggtgtctcccgttacggtgcttggtccaacaGCACCAGGTCCCATTGGACCACCTAATCCCATAGGTCCTCCAGGTCCCATAGGTCCACCTAATCCTATTGGTCCACCTGGACCATCAGATCCTCCAAATCCAAATCCCATAGGGCCAAATCTTTTAGGTCTTAAAGTACCAATAGGTCCAGAAGGTTCTGTAGGCTCAGGTACTGGAGGTAGTGAGGGTTCAGGTCCCATAGATCCTGGTTCAGGTGGTCCTGGTGGACCTGTTGGACCTGCAGGTCCCGTAGGTCCCTGAGGTCCTGCTCCAGGTCCATTAGTTACCATTTTATTGGTTATCATTTTGTTAGTAGCTATATTAGTACTTTTAGTTACAGTACCAACTACATTAGGTACTATACTAGCATTTTTTATAGGTTCATTAGTTACTAAAGGTACTGCTTTAGTAGGTGGTTTAGGAGGTCCAGTAGGTGGTTCTACAGGTGGAGTACCTGGACTAGTAGGTGTAGTACCGGGTTCTATAGGTCCAGAAGGTCCATTTGGACCAGTACTAGGACCTGTAGGTGTATTACCAGGTCCATTTGGACTAGTATTTCCATTACCAGGTCCCTTTGTACTATTATCTCCATTACTATTTTGtggaccagtcaccgtaacgtaatataaaaaagaagaaaataaattagaaaaattaaaacctaataaaaaaaatggtatattaataggatcaataataatagaaaaAGATTCATTTAATCCAAGAATAAAAgaataacaaattaataaaatgaaaataattttaaaatttttaaaaaaaattaataatatataataaaataatgtaataaaatttaaaataataacaaaaagtttattaaaatgtgttaataaatattttggTGAAATTATAAGTAAATACATTGaacctaaaattattgaaattattgtaataattgttgataattttatataaaaaaaattataagatatataatataaataatgtattggtaataataaattaaaaccaattaaaaatatacataattttcTACTTATTCTTTTTAATCTCATTTTTTTCTACTAATTGTTctaactaattattttaactaattattcttttaattattttaattaattattttaattaattgttcattaattgttttaattgttttaattgttttaattgttttaattgTTGTAATTATCAGatcttcattttcaaattgTTCTAATTCTCCTAATTCTCAgttattattcaattattctacattaattattctttattaattattttttttaaattaataatttccaAAATCCATTATCAAAAtccattttttaaaaaaattttaattgtcCAAAATCCAAAAAAATCGTTCccaaaattatcaaattaactccaaaatattacttaaaaaTCCACAAAATTCCTTTTTCTCAAAATATTAGtcaaattaattctaaaatatttctaaaatgtgtaaaaaatcTTATCAAATTATACTCTAAAATTGCcaaaatattacttaaaaaTCCAAAAAATCCTTTTCCCCAAAATCTTATCAAATCTACTCCAAAATCTACTCAAAATATTAGTCAAAATATTTGTCAAATTATACTCCAAAATATTACTCTAAAATCcaaaaaatgtgtaaaaaatttctacattaaaattatcaaaaaaaataatttacaaattaaaatttaaaataaaataaaattaaaataattaaattaaatattaaaatattaaaaaatattcaattaaaattatttcaaatggtgcaattaaataattgacaaataaataaaaaaaaaattaaaattaaaaaatattattaaaattattttaatttaaaattttattaaaattaatttaaaatctatgGAATTTGATGATTTAACTGAAATTTTATGGTAATtggatttaatattatggTATTGgatgatttaatttaaattcatggaatttttctttaaataattctatttttaattttgtatattcaatataatcaaatttatcatttgtAGCATTCATACCTTTCCTAAACATACATACatccaaataattttaactaaaactaaaatttaacctaaatttaaccaaattctaattatttaacttaatttaacttaaaattaacttaatctacttatatttaactatttaacttataaaataattatgaataTTGTATTACATAATAATTCCCCAATAAGCCCAGAAGATGAGTGTACCTATAGAGAATAATTCAATAGTTTCAAGAAAAGgatcaataatattaagatGATTAGGTAATACATTGAAACCTAAAGATTCAGATAAATAGACACTAGCAAACATAGTTTTTAATTCATAAGAAAGTTCTAATGAACGATC from Theileria annulata chromosome 1, complete sequence, *** SEQUENCING IN PROGRESS *** harbors:
- a CDS encoding integral membrane protein, putative (6 probable transmembrane helices predicted for TA20325 by TMHMM2.0 at aa 10-29, 34-56, 69-88, 93-115, 120-142 and 359-381;~Signal anchor predicted for TA20325 by SignalP 2.0 HMM (Signal peptide probability 0.194, signal anchor probability 0.794) with cleavage site probability 0.099 between residues 26 and 27), whose protein sequence is MRLKRISRKLCIFLIGFNLLLPIHYLYYISYNFFYIKLSTIITIISIILGSMYLLIISPKYLLTHFNKLFVIILNFITLFYYILLIFFKNFKIIFILLICYSFILGLNESFSIIIDPINIPFFLLGFNFSNLFSSFLYYVTVTGPQNSNGDNSTKGPGNGNTSPNGPGNTPTGPSTGPNGPSGPIEPGTTPTSPGTPPVEPPTGPPKPPTKAVPLVTNEPIKNASIVPNVVGTVTKSTNIATNKMITNKMVTNGPGAGPQGPTGPAGPTGPPGPPEPGSMGPEPSLPPVPEPTEPSGPIGTLRPKRFGPMGFGFGGSDGPGGPIGLGGPMGPGGPMGLGGPMGPGAVGPSTVTGDTVTIILIIGLIISIIIIILCIYVYGGNGLFNIIGIKIKDFILDNSEKKLNEENEKYEKYLNDKIKHKIKNLEYEIILKPNLIQDYNIKNIINLKKIKKYKCKFSPLRCLQQQLPITP
- a CDS encoding integral membrane protein, putative (5 probable transmembrane helices predicted for TA20320 by TMHMM2.0 at aa 355-377, 390-412, 427-446, 458-480 and 506-528), with the protein product MEEIIDIEVLVSEIRYENMLEGLRIYRHEVEKDVKLSRIHDEYIDIDVNLYHFKYADVFSYNNLLLINVVTIQFDDFTPNSSITVLAHTDTNNDSTVVPDINSTTNNLTTSTTTNTSPIGPSIVTNNTITNTTVVGGKGVGKGVGEGTGTVIAGTVGPSTVTGDPVTEELGVYEMNYYFFLVYNKMYQYKPNNNEWIHPVELLLQLTKLYYNSLENQNNNNNNKDSKNIWNKIKRFFNKINLFKYKKMENSTERKGATNTPGKGANDTFSTPGKGANFTAMECTMGKGANFTAMECTPGKGANFMGMECTIGNMGTVTKANGTAVGGPDTVTEEIKLVKLFMNNKFKYGLIGSLIPIIMNIMNIIMLFLIIPLINLTRKLSIELYMKLQFVMSLIGIIPIIIIIIICYMKYFENISPQYQFENIYKYIFISFFLFYIIGILSYFLIKNIQIQLLYHNSYIILMLIIMFCCYNINNSITIISVMFIKSIKFDEITNTRLENNIKTNIQILSFMLIFYNLIRFSYVWIYFNNNLFYKIFFWII